Part of the Labilibaculum antarcticum genome, CGACCATCAGGATGCGATTTTCGCCTACTATTTTTATAGATTGATTCAGCGCGTTGAAGATCTTAAATTGTTGTACAGCACTCAAAGTGATGGAATGCGAACAGGTGAGATGAGTCGCTTTTTGTATCAGCTAAAATACGAATCAGATTTCGAGATCGTTGAGAACAGTCCATCTTATAATATTTCGTTGCAGGAAGCCAAGCCGATTAGTGTGACTAAAAATGAACGAATTCAAACTCGTTTAAATGAGTATTGTGGGGATAGTTTTAAGAGCTTTTCGCCATCAGCATTAAATACTTACATGAATTGTAGTTTAAGCTTTTACTTTAAATATTTAGCTGGTTTAAAAGAGCCTGATGTGGTTCTTGAGGAGATTGATCCGCCAACCTTTGGTAATTTATTTCACTCGGTTTTGGAAGAGTTGTACAAGCCTTTTAGTGGCAAAACAATTCAGAAAGAAGATTTGGAGGGATTGCGAAAAAATAAAAATTTATTGGATCAGGTTTTAAAGGATGCTTTTCGAACGATCTACTTTAAGCTAAAGAAGGATCAGCCAATGGAGATTGGTGGAAGAAACCTACTCATATTCGATATCTTAAAGAAATTTATTGATCGGATATTGATTTTGGATCAGAAATTTGCACCCTTTGAAATTGTTTCATTAGAAGGGAAATATAAGATTCAACTGCCAATAGGGGAGAAAGCCGATCGAGTGGTTAATATAAGTGGATTGATTGATCGGGTTGATAAGCTGGGTGATGCTATTCGTATTCTGGATTACAAAACAGGTAAGGCAGATCTGATTTTTAAGGACATCGCTTCTCTTTTCGAAAAAGAAGGCAAGAATAAAAATAAAGCGGCATTTCAAACTTTGCTTTATTGCTTGTTTTACGATGAAAATTATAAGCCAGATTTAGCAATTTCCCCGGGAATATATAGCCTTAAAGAATTTTTTAGCGATGGGTTTGATTGTACATTAGCTCAAAAAGAAGGGCGCGGAAATGCCATTCGTGTTGATGATTACAGGATGTTTAAAGCCGAATTTGTTGAAGGCTTAAAGGAATTGCTGGAAGAGATTTTTAATCAGGATATTCCTTTTTCGCAGGTGGAAAACAAAGATATTTGCCGAACTTGTGTGTACTCAGAAATTTGTCATCGATAAATCGTGGCTCATTTTGGACTTTTGAAATGAAAAATAGTATTAAAATGTGTCGATCAATTATTTTAATCTTGTTTTGTTTGTTACTTGGACCTACTTCCAATGCACAAAAAAAATACAGCATTAAGTCAAAGAGAGCCATCAAAAATTACGAGTTGGCTTCAGAGGCTTATCGGCATATGGATAATTCCGAAGCTCTGAAATATTTAGATGTAGCAATTGAGCAAAGCCCTGATTTTATTGAAGCTTGGCTTTTTAAGGCTGATGTATTGCACGAAACGGGGAAAACGGGATTAGAAATAGAGGCTTACCAAAAGGCAATAGAAATTGATGCAGGCTTCTTCACGAATGTGCATTTTAATTTGGCGAATACTTACTTAGAAATAGGAGAATATCAAAAGGCATTAGCGAAATATAAAGATTTCCTATCACTTTCAAGCAGTTCCGGAAGAAATCAGACTTTGGCGAAAAAAAGAATAGAAAGTTGTCAGTTTGCCATCCATTCGATAGCAAATCCTGTCGATTTCAAGCCTGTAAACCTTGGCGGAAATGTGAATTCTGAATTTGATGAATACTGGCCCAGCCTTACAGCCGATGAGGAATTGCTGGTGTTTACCCGATTGATGCTCGAAAAGAAAGAAGGAACTGAAGTAATAATTAAGAGACAAGAGGATTTTTATGTGTCACAGAGGGAAGATAGTTTGTGGAGGCCTGCAGAAGCATTATCTCTGGTTATAAATACAGAAATGAATGAAGGGGCTCAAACGATTACTGCTGATGGTAAATACATGTATTTTACGGCTTGTGATCGTTCCAACGGATATGGACGATGCGATATTTATTATTCGGTTCGGGAAGGGAATGTTTGGTCTGCACCAATAAATGTCGGCAAACCAATTAATTCGAAAGATTGGGAAGCTCAGCCAAGCATATCTGCTGACGGACGGGAATTGTATTTTGTGAGCAATAGAAAATCAGGAAAGGGGAAAATGGACATTTGGCATTCGAGATTAATCGAAACGACGGCTGATGGAAAGCAACGCTGGACCCAGCCTACTAATTTCCCCCTAAATTCAACAAATAATGAAATGTCTCCGTTTATTCATGCAGGAAATCAGTATCTGGTATTTTCTTCAGATGGTTTGACCGGAATGGGAGGATATGATCTGTTTAAAACGGAGAAAAACAAAGATGGGAAATGGATTGAACCAGAAAATTTGGGATACCCAATTAATACATGTAACGATGAAATCGGATTGGTCATTAATGCGAAAGGCAACAAGGCTTACTTTTCTTCCGATCGCCTAAAAGGCAAAGGGAAAGATATCTTCAGTTTTAATATGCCTGTAGATTTACAGCCTAAGTCTGCTTCGTGGTTAAAAGGGAATGTATTGGATGCGAAATCTAAAAATCCGGTGTCTGCGTCGCTTTTATTGATCGATTTGATGAGCAAAGACACAATTACTCAGATTAAATCGGATCGGATGGATGGTAGCTATTTGGTTTGTTTGCCTTCGGGAAAAGAATATTTATTTTCTGCTGAGGCTGAAAATTATCTTTTTTACTCAGCGCATTTTTCGATGTTAAATGATCAGGAGAAATCGAACCCTCAACAATTAAATATTTATTTGAATAAGATTGAAAAGGGAGAAGAAATAGTGCTTCGTAATGTGTTTTTTGAATTGGATTCCTGGGATATCTTGCCAAAATCAGAAACTGAATTGACCCGTTTATACGAGCTATTGTCTACTCATCCTAAATTAAAAATTGAAATTGCCGGTCATACCGATGATACAGGGAGTGAAGAACACAACCTGAGTCTTTCTAATAATCGGGCAAAGGAAGTTTGTAATTTTTTAATTTCAAAGGGAATAAATGCAAACCGGTTAAGCTTTAAAGGATATGGAGCTTTGCATCCTATTGCTGATAATAAGACCGAAGAGGGAAGAAGTTTAAACAGAAGAACTGAATTTAAGGTTCTTGAAAATGAATAAAAAATAACTACTGAAATGAAGCCTATATATCTTGATTACAATGCGACTACACCTATCGCACCAGAAGTTGCTGATGCAATGCTTCCTTACTTAAAAGGTTTTTTTGGCAATCCGTCGAGTTCTCATTTTTATGGGCGACAAAGCAAAGAGGCTGTCGATAAAGCCAGAAATCAGGTTGCTTCATTGCTGAATTGTAATGCGGGTGAATTGATATTTACAAGTGGAGGTAGTGAATCAAATAATTATGCATTAAAAGGTTATGCGTTTGCAAATCAGGCTAAGGGCAAACATATTATCACATCTTCTATCGAGCATCCGGCAATAATAGAGGTTTGTAAATTTTTGGAAACAGAGGGCTTCGAGGTCACCTATCTGCCGGTTGATGAAACTGGAAGAGTGAAATTGTCCGATGTGAAAAAGGCGATTCGAAAGGATACTATATTGATATCGATCATGTATGCGAATAACGAGGTGGGAACTTTACAGCCAATTTCTGAAATTTCGAAATTGGCGAAGGGAAATAATATTGTTGTTCATTCAGATTGTGCTCAGGCAGTTGGTAAGGTGCCAGTAAATGTGCAGGAATTAGGTGTCGATTTACTAAGCATTGCAGGTCATAAATTGTATGGTCCCAAAGGAATTGGTGCGCTGTACATTCGTGAGGGAATTAAATTGCAGAAATTGATTCATGGTGCAGATCATGAACGAAATTTGAGAGCGGGAACCGAAAATGTGTTGGAAATTGTGGGTTTAGGAAGAGCAGCTGAATTGGCAATGGAGGATGAAGACATTAGAATGAGGCATGAAAAGAATTTGATTAAGCGTTTACGCAATAATTTGGCTCAACTTTCGGATGTTCAGTTTAATGGAAATTCCGATTTTTGTTTGCCAAATACTTTAAGTGCTTCTTTTAAAAATCTTCATGTAAATGAGATCTTAAAAAGGATGAAAAATGTGGCTGCATCTGCAGGTGCTGCATGTCACACCGATTCAATAAGTGTTTTAGCAACATTAGAAGCGATGCATGTCCCAATAGAATATGCAATGGGAACAATTCGCTTTTCTGTTGGCCGATTTACAACAAAAACAGAAATAGATTTGGCTTCAAATGAAATAATAGAGGTGGTTAAAAGTTTGCGTAGAGATGCTAAGTAAAGGAAGCTATATGTAAGAATTTTAATTACCTGAAAAACTCATTTCCACTAGCCAGTAATTCTTTCGTCTTGGAAATGGTGTTTTCTTTAACCATTCGATTCTGCCAAGGTAGATTACCTGATTTTTTGCGCAATTTTGCTTTTCAGTACCAATCTTTAGGGTAAGAAATGATAGATGGAGTTCCTTGTTTACCATATTCCGGAAAGGATTGATAGTAAATATCTGCAATCTTAACAGTCGATTGGTTTCTGGTGTAGTGAATTGAAAGAGTAAAGTGCATTTCAGTCTGGGAAACGGTAGGTTTCTCGCTTAAAAAAAATTGGAACACAGCCTTTGAAGCGAAATTCTCCGGAATTTGAATTGTTGTATACTATCTTGCCAGTCACATTTTCAGGAAGTGACGAAATCCAATTTTGAAATTGTTGACTTGTTGCTCTGTGTTGGTAATTCGTTTCCAAAGGAATCTCTCCAGAATCATCTAAAAATAGATTTATTTTTTCTATTTGTTGAGCTATGATAAATGAGCTAAATGAAAAAGATAGTAGAATTAAGAATATTTTTTTCATAATGGGTTGATTCGGGATTTAACATGCTAAATAGGTCTATTTCACTTTTTAATTTTGTAATTAATATTGATTTCTCAAAAATAATAAGGTTGTTGATAATTTAACACAACCTGTTATTTGCGGGTAATCAGCTAGATGGGCTTGTGTGGTTATGTTCATTTTGAAAAAAATGGCAGACTTGACACTTGTTTTATTCTTTATCTTATAATAGCTTTACTTGTGTAGTGAAGGTAGAAGTATCTTCAATTTTCATATTGAACTTGACAAGTTTCAGTTCTTTTCAAGTTTTTAGTATGGTTTTAGTTGTACGTAGGAAAAGGGGCATTGCCCCTTTTTTTTGTTTACAACTTTTTCTCTCCGAAATAATTTATTAATCTTTCATTTTAAATGATAAATCATTCTATTAATTGATACGGTATTTCTAATTTTACTGCACCGCATTATTCAAAAAGAAAGATATTCATGACACATATATATTCCCCACAAAGACTGTTTATTATCCTTATTTTACTTGCAAATAATATTTTTGTTTCGGCACAAAGTATTCCTTTTGAAGAAAATAGGTTGATTGACCGCTTGTCTGAATCCAATAACTGGGCAGATTCAATTTTGTCGACTTTAAGTGATGATGAACGAATAGCTCAGTTGTTTATGGTTGCTGCATACTCAAATAAAGGGACGAAGGAGTCAGAGAAAATTTCCAATTTGGTGAATAAATATCAAATTGGAGGGATTATTTTTTTTCAAGGAGAACCGGGAAAACAAGCCGAATTGACCAATTGGTACCAAAGTTTGGCAAAAGTTCCTCTTTGGATTGGAATGGATGCCGAAATAGGATTGGGAGCCAGATTAAAGCAAACGATCAGTTATCCACGACAAATCATGCTTGGAGCAATTCAAGATGATGATTTGATTTTTCAATTGGGAAAACAGATCGGAATAGAATGCCAGCGACTTGGTGTTCATGTGAATTTCTCTCCTGTAATGGATGTGAATAATAATCCGCATAATCCCGTAATTAATAGTCGTTCCTTTGGTGAGGATCGCTATAATGTGACTAATAAATCGTATGCTTTTGCTTCCGGAATGGAGAAATCAGGAATTATTGCTGTTGGCAAGCATTTCCCGGGTCATGGCGATACGGCGACAGATTCTCATTTCGAACTTCCTTTGGTCGATCATTCTATTGAAAGGCTCGATTCTATTGAATTATTTCCATTCCGTTATGTTATAAATAATGGTTTGGCGGGTATAATGGTTTCTCACCTAAATGTACCGGCACTAGACTCACTTCAAAAGGTTGCAACATTATCCAAGCCTATTGTTACGCATTTGCTAAAGGAAGAAATGGGCTTTAAGGGTTTAATATTTACTGATGCTTTAAACATGCGAGGCATTCGTAAATTTTATAAGAAAGGCGTAGTCGATGCTAAAGCTTTGGTAGCCGGGAATGATGTACTTCTTTTTACTGAAAATGTTCCAATAGCGGTTAAGGAAATAAAATTGGCACTTAAGAGTGGTGAGCTTTCCTGGGATCAGATCAACGAAAAGTGCTTGAAAATTTTAAAAGCAAAGTATTGGCTCAATTTAAATGAATATAAGCCAATTGATAGGAACAAACTTTGGTCCGGACTAAATACACAACAAGGTTTTATTTTAAGACGTGAACTTACTGAAAAGGCAATCACCTTAGTGAAAAATGATGAGCGATTATTGCCATTAAAAAGATTAGATACACTAAGAATTGCTTCTGTTGCAATGGGGGTATCCATCCGAAACAGATTTCAGGAATATATGGGAAGGTATACAGATATAGATTTTTTTCAGATAGAAAAGAATGCTTCGATCGAAAGTTATTCTCAATTATTGAAAAAACTTAGTGGGTACAATTTAGTGATTGTAAGTAAGCATGATAGTGATCTTCGGGCAGCAAAGAAATTTGGAATTACGAATCAAACCATTGAGTTTCTTTCTGAGCTTTCAAAAAATCAGAAGGTTATTTTTGATCTGTTTGCCAACCCTTATGGTTTGGATTTATACGAAGGGACTGATCGGTTAAAAGGGATTTTAGTCTCGTATGAGGATAATATTGAAACTCAAATGGCTTCAGCCCAAATTATTTTTGGTGGTTTGGCATCACAAGGACGATTACCGGTTACAGTTAATGAACGCTTTCCTGTTGGAACGGGTTTTGAAACTAAACACAACCGTTTGGGGTTTTCTATACCTGAACAAGTTGGTTTAAATACCCTTAAGTTGAATGTTATTGATTCAATAGTACATGATGCAATAAAAAAAAAAGCAACCCCTGGCTGTCAAATTCTAATAGCCAGAAAAGGTAAAGTGGTATTTCATAAATCATATGGGCATCGAACTTACGAAGGTAAAGTTGAAGTTCGCAACCCTGATATTTACGACTTGGCTTCACTCACAAAAATAGTAGCTACACTTCCCGCACTTATGCAATTGAGTGATGAAGGGTGGATTAATGTGGATCATTCATTAGGTGAGTATTTCTCAAAAGCCAAAGGAAGCAATAAGGATACTTTGATTTTAAGGAAGATTTTAGCTCATGAAGCAAGATTGTTGAGTTATAAGCCATTTCAATGGGAAGCTGTTGATTCTTCCAGTTTTGATAAGGATTTGTTTAGTCGCACCTTTTCGAAACGATACAGTCTTAAGGTAGCCGATAAATTGTATTTAGATAGAAACTACAAGTTTAAAGAAGGGATCTTCTCACATGAAAATTCTGAGGAATATCCAATTCAAGTAGCCAATGAGTTGTTTATTCATAAGGGGTATCATGATACTATTATCAATCAAATACTAACATCCGAATTAAGAAAATCAAATGGTTACAAGTACAGCGATCTTGGTTTTATAATGATGGGAGAGATGGTTAAGGAGATTTCGGGTGAAAGTTTGGACAACTATGTGAAAAGACATTTGTACAATATGTTGGGAGCCTCAAGTTTGGGCTATAATCCTCTGAAGCGTTTCAATGTCGATCGTATTGTGCCAACACAGAATGATAAATTTTTCCGAAAGCAATGGATTAAAGCTTATGTGCACGATCCAACCGCAGCAATGCTTGGTGGTGTTTCGGGGCATGCAGGAGTGTTTGGGAATGCAGGTGATCTAGCAAAATTGGGACAAATGTACTTGCAGGAAGGGACTTATGGCGGAGAAACATATATTAGTGTCGAGACGATGAATCGGTTTACGTCACGTGCCTATCCAAATTCAGAAAACAGGAGGGGAATTGGTTTTGATAAACCCTATTACAATCCGGACGAAAAAGGGGGGCCAGCATGCGAGGAGGCTTCCGACTTAAGTTTTGGTCATACAGGCTTTACTGGTACTATGATTTGGGTCGACCCTAAATATGATTTACTTTATATTTTTCTGTCAAATCGAATCTGTCCTGATGAAGCAAATACTAAATTGATTGATATGGATGTACGTACAAAAATTCAGTCTCAAATATACAAGTCCTTAATTGAAGAGGAAAAGACCGATTCTGAATTTATAACAATGCCTTTTTCACCATTTCGAAAAGGGATGTTTTATTAATTCTACATTTAAATATTTACTTTCGTTTGTAACCTCATGATCAATCCAATGTGGTAGCTCAAATTTCTCATGTTCAGAATTGAGCTCAATTTCAGCTACAATTAAACCATCATTATCACCTTCAAATACATCTACTTCCCAGAATAAATTATTTTGAGGAATCAGATATCGTGTTTTTTCAATTTTAGAATCGCAAAGAGCTAAAAGATCTTGTGCATCTTTCATCGGAATTCCGTATTCAAACTCAGATCTGCTCAACGGATTATTTCCAGTCTTAATGGTTAGAAATGCTTTGTCGCCAGCAATTCTTATTCGTAAACTTTTATCCGGATCACTCCAAATGTATCCTTGAATAAGTTTTTTCCCACCCAGTGGCAGATCTAATAAATCCGCCTTAATCAGGTACTTCCTTTCTATTTCTATTGGCATATTTTATTGAGAATTGACTTATTTGTAAAATATATTTCCAATAATTTTTAGTCCATCAAGAGTTAGCAATGGTTCATGATGATCGAAACTGTCGAGAATAGGAAGCATTACAGTTGCCAATCCTCCAGTGGCAATAACAGTGGTTTTCCCATCCATTTCCTTTTTCATGCCAGTCAAGAGTGATTCTATTAAACCTTTGTAGCCTAATACAATACCAGCTTGCATTGCATGAACAGTGTTTTTACCAATGCAAGAGGGTGGTACTGCCAGATCGACATTGGGCAACTGTGCTGTTTTTTGAGAAAGTGATGTCATGGCAGTTTTTAGCCCGGGAGCAATGGTCACACCTAATAAATCTCCATCTGCTTTTATGACAGTAAAAGTTAGAGCAGTTCCAAAATCAACTACGATGCAATTGCCAGGATATTTGTTATGAGCTGCAACAGCATTGGAAACCAGATCCGTTCCAATTTCATACGGATTTCTTATCCCAATATTCAAGCGTGGATACAATTCAGGACCTAGAATAAGAGGTTCCTGATTGAATAGTTTTCGAATCATTTCACGGATGGGAAGTATCAATGTAGGAACTACGCTACTCAGTACTACCCGTTCAATTTTTTTTAAATCAATATTTCTACTGGCCAGTAACGTTCTGTAAATCACTTCATACTCATCTGCTGTTTTGTTTTCAACAGTATGAATTCTAAATTGTTCTGCCCAATGATTATTGCTCGATAAACCGCAAACCACATTAGAATTTCCTATGTCGATGGCTAGAAGCATATGCTGTATTATTTTTATTGTTTACGATTGATAAAGGTCGGCAAAAGCTTTTAAAGGAAAGCCTAATTCACACGATTTTTTGTATTTCCATTTTTCAGATAATCGATCATATTTCGACTGGCTTCTCTGCCCATTTCAATTCGGGTTTCCCATGTGGCGGTTCCTATATGAGGCACAACAAGAGCATTTTTTTGTTGTAATAATCCAGGATAGATTGTAGGTTCGTTTTCGAATACATCCAGACCAGCACCAGCAATTTCACCTTTGTTTAATGCTTTTGCCAAGGCTTCTTCATGAACAACTGCACCACGGGCCGTATTAATTAAAAAGGCTGTGCTTTTCATCTTTACAAATTCCTTTTCGCCCAATAAATGATCAGTTTCGGGGGTAAGAGGACAATGGAGAGAAACTACATCTGATTCTTTAAGAAGCTCCTCTAAATTCATATAAA contains:
- a CDS encoding OmpA family protein gives rise to the protein MCRSIILILFCLLLGPTSNAQKKYSIKSKRAIKNYELASEAYRHMDNSEALKYLDVAIEQSPDFIEAWLFKADVLHETGKTGLEIEAYQKAIEIDAGFFTNVHFNLANTYLEIGEYQKALAKYKDFLSLSSSSGRNQTLAKKRIESCQFAIHSIANPVDFKPVNLGGNVNSEFDEYWPSLTADEELLVFTRLMLEKKEGTEVIIKRQEDFYVSQREDSLWRPAEALSLVINTEMNEGAQTITADGKYMYFTACDRSNGYGRCDIYYSVREGNVWSAPINVGKPINSKDWEAQPSISADGRELYFVSNRKSGKGKMDIWHSRLIETTADGKQRWTQPTNFPLNSTNNEMSPFIHAGNQYLVFSSDGLTGMGGYDLFKTEKNKDGKWIEPENLGYPINTCNDEIGLVINAKGNKAYFSSDRLKGKGKDIFSFNMPVDLQPKSASWLKGNVLDAKSKNPVSASLLLIDLMSKDTITQIKSDRMDGSYLVCLPSGKEYLFSAEAENYLFYSAHFSMLNDQEKSNPQQLNIYLNKIEKGEEIVLRNVFFELDSWDILPKSETELTRLYELLSTHPKLKIEIAGHTDDTGSEEHNLSLSNNRAKEVCNFLISKGINANRLSFKGYGALHPIADNKTEEGRSLNRRTEFKVLENE
- a CDS encoding cysteine desulfurase family protein, encoding MKPIYLDYNATTPIAPEVADAMLPYLKGFFGNPSSSHFYGRQSKEAVDKARNQVASLLNCNAGELIFTSGGSESNNYALKGYAFANQAKGKHIITSSIEHPAIIEVCKFLETEGFEVTYLPVDETGRVKLSDVKKAIRKDTILISIMYANNEVGTLQPISEISKLAKGNNIVVHSDCAQAVGKVPVNVQELGVDLLSIAGHKLYGPKGIGALYIREGIKLQKLIHGADHERNLRAGTENVLEIVGLGRAAELAMEDEDIRMRHEKNLIKRLRNNLAQLSDVQFNGNSDFCLPNTLSASFKNLHVNEILKRMKNVAASAGAACHTDSISVLATLEAMHVPIEYAMGTIRFSVGRFTTKTEIDLASNEIIEVVKSLRRDAK
- a CDS encoding CYTH domain-containing protein; translated protein: MPIEIERKYLIKADLLDLPLGGKKLIQGYIWSDPDKSLRIRIAGDKAFLTIKTGNNPLSRSEFEYGIPMKDAQDLLALCDSKIEKTRYLIPQNNLFWEVDVFEGDNDGLIVAEIELNSEHEKFELPHWIDHEVTNESKYLNVELIKHPFSKW
- a CDS encoding glycoside hydrolase family 3 N-terminal domain-containing protein, with the protein product MTHIYSPQRLFIILILLANNIFVSAQSIPFEENRLIDRLSESNNWADSILSTLSDDERIAQLFMVAAYSNKGTKESEKISNLVNKYQIGGIIFFQGEPGKQAELTNWYQSLAKVPLWIGMDAEIGLGARLKQTISYPRQIMLGAIQDDDLIFQLGKQIGIECQRLGVHVNFSPVMDVNNNPHNPVINSRSFGEDRYNVTNKSYAFASGMEKSGIIAVGKHFPGHGDTATDSHFELPLVDHSIERLDSIELFPFRYVINNGLAGIMVSHLNVPALDSLQKVATLSKPIVTHLLKEEMGFKGLIFTDALNMRGIRKFYKKGVVDAKALVAGNDVLLFTENVPIAVKEIKLALKSGELSWDQINEKCLKILKAKYWLNLNEYKPIDRNKLWSGLNTQQGFILRRELTEKAITLVKNDERLLPLKRLDTLRIASVAMGVSIRNRFQEYMGRYTDIDFFQIEKNASIESYSQLLKKLSGYNLVIVSKHDSDLRAAKKFGITNQTIEFLSELSKNQKVIFDLFANPYGLDLYEGTDRLKGILVSYEDNIETQMASAQIIFGGLASQGRLPVTVNERFPVGTGFETKHNRLGFSIPEQVGLNTLKLNVIDSIVHDAIKKKATPGCQILIARKGKVVFHKSYGHRTYEGKVEVRNPDIYDLASLTKIVATLPALMQLSDEGWINVDHSLGEYFSKAKGSNKDTLILRKILAHEARLLSYKPFQWEAVDSSSFDKDLFSRTFSKRYSLKVADKLYLDRNYKFKEGIFSHENSEEYPIQVANELFIHKGYHDTIINQILTSELRKSNGYKYSDLGFIMMGEMVKEISGESLDNYVKRHLYNMLGASSLGYNPLKRFNVDRIVPTQNDKFFRKQWIKAYVHDPTAAMLGGVSGHAGVFGNAGDLAKLGQMYLQEGTYGGETYISVETMNRFTSRAYPNSENRRGIGFDKPYYNPDEKGGPACEEASDLSFGHTGFTGTMIWVDPKYDLLYIFLSNRICPDEANTKLIDMDVRTKIQSQIYKSLIEEEKTDSEFITMPFSPFRKGMFY
- a CDS encoding type III pantothenate kinase, which encodes MLLAIDIGNSNVVCGLSSNNHWAEQFRIHTVENKTADEYEVIYRTLLASRNIDLKKIERVVLSSVVPTLILPIREMIRKLFNQEPLILGPELYPRLNIGIRNPYEIGTDLVSNAVAAHNKYPGNCIVVDFGTALTFTVIKADGDLLGVTIAPGLKTAMTSLSQKTAQLPNVDLAVPPSCIGKNTVHAMQAGIVLGYKGLIESLLTGMKKEMDGKTTVIATGGLATVMLPILDSFDHHEPLLTLDGLKIIGNIFYK